Proteins from a genomic interval of Pararge aegeria chromosome 26, ilParAegt1.1, whole genome shotgun sequence:
- the LOC120635082 gene encoding ferritin subunit, with protein MKTFLLIIATVLAVCSSAFATQCNVNPVTIPKQWITMSHGCRNAVRKQVQMEVAASVQYLAMGAHFSKDSVNRPGFAKMFFDASSEEREHALKLIEYLLMRGELTTNVTSLITIRPPEHKFWASGQAALEEALKMETEVTKAIRNVIIKCEQDREDNDNNDYHLVDYLTGDFLEEQYKGQRDIAGKASTLKKMMDRHAALGEFIFDKKLLGMDI; from the exons ATGAAGACCTTTTTGCTAATCATCGCGACCGTTTTGGCTGTCTGCTCATCAGCCTTCGCCACACAat GTAACGTGAACCCTGTCACCATCCCGAAGCAATGGATCACTATGTCGCACGGATGCCGTAACGCGGTGCGCAAGCAGGTCCAAATGGAGGTAGCTGCTTCTGTGCAGTACTTAGCTATGGGCGCGCACTTCTCCAAGGACTCT GTAAATCGTCCAGGATTCGCTAAGATGTTCTTCGACGCCAGCTCCGAAGAGCGCGAACACGCTCTCAAGCTCATTGAGTACCTGCTGATGAGGGGAGAGCTCACCACCAACGTCACCTCCTTGATCACCATCAGG ccCCCAGAACACAAATTCTGGGCATCTGGCCAGGCAGCGCTCGAAGAGGCCCTGAAAATGGAGACCGAAGTAACCAAAGCCATCAGAAATGTCATCATCAAGTGCGAACAAGATCGTGAGGATAACGACAACAATGATTATCAC cTTGTCGACTACCTGACCGGCGACTTCCTTGAAGAACAATACAAGGGGCAACGCGACATTGCTGGCAAGGCCTCCACGCTCAAGAAGATGATGGACCGTCATGCCGCCTTGGGAGAGTTCATCTTCGACAAGAAACTCCTTGGCATGGACATCTAA
- the LOC120635081 gene encoding ferritin light chain gives MKAVIAFACLLAASAAADVCYNEVSMECGRATSSLALPSCNAVYGNFGRQGNVANEMQAYANLHLRRSYEFLLSSAYYNNYQTNRPGFSKLFRKLADDSWAKTVEIIKHVTKRGGTMDFHSRSTQEAVEERNNTIELQELESLARSLDIQKELAERAFFIHQEATRNNHKTHDPEIAQYLEEEFIEDHAKTIRDLAGHTSDLKQFITNNEGKDLSISLFLFDEYLQKIA, from the exons ATGAAGGCTGTGATCGCTTTTGCATGCCTCCTGGCTGCGTCTGCCGCTGCGGATGTGTGCTACAACGAAGTCTCCATGGAATGTGGCCGGGCCACCAGCAGCCTAG CGCTGCCTAGCTGTAACGCCGTCTATGGCAACTTCGGTCGCCAAGGCAACGTTGCGAACGAGATGCAGGCGTACGCAAACTTGCACCTGCGCAGGTCATACGAGTTCCTGCTGTCGTCCGCGTACTACAATAACTATCAGACAAACAGACCCGGCTTCAGCAAGCTTTTCAGGAAACTAGCAGATGACTCCTGGGCCAAAACTGTCGAGATTATAAAGCATGTCACTAAGAGAG GTGGCACCATGGACTTCCACAGCCGTAGTACACAGGAGGCCGTTGAAGAAAGGAACAACACCATCGAGCTACAAGAGCTGGAATCCCTCGCTAGGTCTCTCGACATACAGAAGGAGCTGGCGGAGCGTGCCTTCTTCATCCACCAGGAGGCCACCAGAAACAATCACAAGACTCACGACCCTGAG ATCGCACAGTACCTAGAGGAAGAGTTCATTGAAGACCACGCCAAGACCATCAGGGATCTGGCCGGCCACACCTCCGACTTGAAACAGTTCATCACCAACAACGAGGGCAAGGACCTTTCAATCTCCCTCTTCCTCTTCGACGAGTACCTACAAAAAATTGCTTAA